The following coding sequences lie in one Hippopotamus amphibius kiboko isolate mHipAmp2 chromosome 17, mHipAmp2.hap2, whole genome shotgun sequence genomic window:
- the MYADML2 gene encoding myeloid-associated differentiation marker-like protein 2: MGSTMEPPGGGYLHLGAVTSPVGTARVLQLAFGCTTFSLVAHRGGFEGVQGTFCMAAWGFCFALSVLVVACEFTRLHSCLRLSWGNFTAAFAMLATLLSATAAVIYPLYFTRLECLPEPAGCTARDFRLAASIFAGLLFLAYAAEVALTRARPGQVASYMATVSGLLKIVQAFVACIIFGALVHDSHYGRYVATQWCVAVYSLCFLATVAVVALSVMGHTGGLGCPFDRMVVVYTFLAVLLYLSAAVIWPVYCFDPKYGEPGRPPDCPRGSCPWDSQLVVATFTYVNLLLYVADLAYSQRVRFVPTL, encoded by the coding sequence ATGGGCAGCACCATGGAGCCCCCCGGGGGCGGGTACCTGCACCTGGGCGCCGTGACGTCCCCGGTGGGCACGGCCCGCGTGCTGCAGCTGGCCTTTGGCTGCACCACCTTCAGCCTGGTGGCCCACCGGGGCGGCTTCGAGGGCGTCCAGGGCACCTTCTGCATGGCCGCCTGGGGCTTCTGCTTCGCACTCTCGGTCCTGGTGGTGGCCTGTGAGTTCACCCGGCTGCACAGCTGCCTGCGCCTGTCCTGGGGAAACTTCACAGCAGCCTTCGCCATGCTGGCCACACTGCTGTCCGCCACGGCCGCCGTCATCTACCCACTATACTTCACACGGCTGGAGTGCCTGCCCGAGCCCGCGGGCTGCACAGCCAGGGACTTCCGCCTGGCGGCCAGCATCTTCGCCGGGCTCCTCTTCCTGGCCTACGCTGCAGAGGTGGCCCTGACCCGGGCCCGGCCAGGCCAGGTGGCCAGCTACATGGCCACAGTGTCGGGACTCCTCAAGATCGTCCAGGCCTTTGTGGCCTGCATCATATTCGGGGCGCTGGTCCACGACAGCCACTATGGGCGCTACGTGGCCACCCAGTGGTGTGTGGCCGTCTACAGCCTGTGCTTCCTGGCCACAGTGGCCGTGGTGGCCCTGAGCGTGATGGGCCACACAGGGGGCCTGGGCTGCCCCTTCGACCGTATGGTGGTGGTGTACACTTTCCTGGCTGTGCTCCTCTACCTCAGCGCTGCGGTGATCTGGCCCGTCTACTGCTTCGACCCCAAGTACGGTGAGCCTGGGCGGCCCCCCGACTGCCCGAGGGGCAGCTGCCCCTGGGACAGCCAGCTGGTGGTGGCCACCTTCACCTACGTCAACCTGCTCCTCTATGTCGCTGACCTGGCCTACTCCCAGAGGGTCCGCTTCGTGCCCACCTTGTAG
- the LOC130839634 gene encoding proline-rich protein 2-like, which translates to MAGLATPPPTGAPLPSRSNSPLLRCPRPPRRPDLLPRVPDRGQGGARPPPEGVGERHGVGERPICARTPTRPSPSPLLTPPPPGSEPPRLRSYPVTPRGSPPVRSAAPATRHPAPGGPAPAASANPRRGRPGACQSGGAGGAEGQLHHPLTPAPDRGGPVAALLPNLHPTSAPTPAGPLRTESRAPRDCPWGLKAPGESQQKPGPQRAALGWESPFGALPLDTDTSGWHP; encoded by the exons ATGGCAGGCCTGGCCACTCCACCGCCGACCGGCGCCCCCCTCCCCAGCCGGTCTAACTCTCCCCTACTCCGGTGCCCCCGCCCACCGAGGCGTCCCGACCTGCTCCCGAGGGTCCCagacagggggcagggaggggcgcgCCCGCCTCCGGAAGGGGTCGGGGAGAGGCATGGGGTAGGGGAAAGACCCATCTGCGCCCGGACACCCACACGCCCGAGTCCCAGTCCCCTCCtcacgcccccgccccccgggtcCGAGCCCCCTCGACTTCGGAG TTACCCAGTTACCCCGCGCGGGTCGCCGCCTGTTCGTAGCGCCGCGCCCGCCACGCGGCACCCAGCCCCCgggggccccgcccccgccgcctcaGCCAATCCGCGGCGCGGCCGCCCTGGAGCCTGCCAATCCGGGGGCGCGGGAGGCGCCGAGGGGCAGTTGCATCATCCGCTCACCCCCGCCCCCGACCGCGGGGGCCCAGTCGCCGCCCTCCTCCCTAACCTGCACCCcacctccgcccccacccccgccgggcCCCTGCGCACCGAAAGCCGCGCCCCACGGGACTGCCCGTGGGGACTGAAGGCGCCGGGGGAGAGCCAGCAGAAGCCGGGCCCTCAAAGAGCGGCCCTGGGCTGGGAGTCCCCTTTCGGGGCCCTGCCGTTGGACACGGACACGTCAGGCTGGCATCCCTGA
- the PYCR1 gene encoding pyrroline-5-carboxylate reductase 1, mitochondrial isoform X2 yields MSVGFIGAGQLAFALAKGFTAAGILAAHKIMASSPDMDLATVSALRKMGVNLTPHNKETVQHSDVLFLAVKPHIIPFILDEIAADIEDRHIVVSCAAGVTISSIEKKLTAYQPAPKVIRCMTNTPVVVREGATVYATGTHAQVEDGRLLEQLMGSVGFCTEVEEDLIDAVTGLSGSGPAYAFTALDALADGGVKMGLPRRLAVRLGAQALLGAAKMLLDSEQHPGQLKDNVCSPGGATIHALHVLESGGFRSLLINAVEASCIRTRELQSMADQEKVSPAAIKKTILDKVKLDSPPSNSLAPSGHSKLLPRSRAPAGKKD; encoded by the exons ATGAGCGTGGGCTTCATCGGGGCTGGCCAGCTGGCCTTTGCCCTGGCCAAGGGTTTCACAGCAGCAG GCATCCTGGCTGCCCACAAGATAATGGCCAGCTCCCCGGACATGGACCTGGCCACCGTTTCAGCCCTCAGG AAGATGGGAGTGAACCTGACGCCCCACAACAAGGAAACTGTGCAGCACAGCGACGTGCTCTTCCTGGCGGTGAAGCCGCACATCATCCCCTTCATCCTGGATGAGATTGCTGCCGACATTGAGGATCGGCACATCGTGGTGTCCTGTGCAGCTGGCGTCACCATCAGCTCCATCGAGAAG AAGCTGACGGCGTACCAGCCAGCCCCCAAAGTCATCCGCTGCATGACCAACACGCCGGTCGTGGTGCGGGAAGGGGCCACTGTGTATGCTACGGGCACCCAtgcccaggtggaggatggcagGCTCCTGGAGCAGCTCATGGGCAGCGTGGGCTTCTGCACAGAGGTGGAGGAGGACCTGATTGATGCTGTCACGGGACTCAGTGGCAGTGGCCCAGCTTAT GCATTCACAGCCCTGGACGCACTGGCTGATGGGGGCGTGAAGATGGGGCTTCCAAGGCGCCTGGCAGTCCGCCTTGGGGCCCAGGCTCTGCTG GGGGCCGCCAAGATGCTACTGGACTCTGAACAGCACCCAGGCCAGCTCAAGGACAACGTCTGCTCTCCTGGTGGGGCCACCATCCACGCCTTGCACGTGCTGGAGAGCGGGGGCTTTCGCTCCCTGCTTATCAATGCTGTGGAGGCCTCTTGCATCCGCACACG AGAGCTGCAGTCCATGGCTGACCAGGAGAAGGTCTCCCCAGCTGCCATCAAGAAAACCATCCTGGACAAGGTGAAACTGGACTCCCCTCCCAGCAACTCATTGGCCCCTTCTGGCCACTCCAAGCTGCTGCCTCGCAGCAGGGCCCCGGCAGGCAAGAAGGACTGA
- the NOTUM gene encoding palmitoleoyl-protein carboxylesterase NOTUM has protein sequence MGRGVRVLLLLGLLHWAGGGEGRKTWRRRGQQPPPPPPPPRAEAAQAAGQPVESFPLDFTAVEGNMDSFMAQVKSLAQSLYPCSAQQLNEDLRLHLLLNTSVTCNDGSPAGYYLKESKGSRRWLLFLEGGWYCFNRENCDSRYDTMRRLMSSKDWPHTRTGTGILSSQPEENPHWWNANMVFIPYCSSDVWSGASSKSEQNEYAFMGTLIIQEVVRELLGKGLSGAKVLLLAGSSAGGTGVLLNVDRVAEQLEELGYPAIQVRGLADSGWFLDNKQYRRTDCIDTITCAPTEAIRRGIRYWNGVVPERCRRQFKEGEEWNCFFGYKVYPTLRCPVFVVQWLFDEAQLTVDNVHLTGQPVQEGQWLYIQNLGRELRNTLKDVPASFAPACLSHEIIIRSHWTDVQVKGTSLPRALHCWDRSLHDSHKASKAPLKGCPIHLVDSCPWPHCNPSCPTIRDQFTGQEMNVAQFLMHMGFDVQTVAQQQGLEPSKLLGMLSSGS, from the exons ATGGGCCGAGGGGTGCGCGTGCTGCTGCTGCTCGGCCTGCTGCACTGGGCCGGGGGCGGCGAGGGCAGGAAGACCTGGCGGCGCCGCGGCCAgcagccgcccccgccgccgcccccgccgcgggccgaGGCAGCGCAGGCGGCCGGGCAGCCGGTGGAGAGCTTCCCGCTGGACTTCACGGCCGTGGAGGGCAACATGGACAGCTTCATGGCGCAGGTCAAGAGCCTGGCGCAGTCCCTGTACCCCTGCTCGGCGCAGCAGCTCAACGAGGACCTGCGCTTGCACCTTCTGCTCAACACGTCGGTGACCTGCAACGACGGCAGCCCGGCCGG CTACTACCTGAAGGAATCCAAGGGCAGCCGGCGATGGCTACTGTTTCTGGAAG GAGGCTGGTACTGCTTCAACCGGGAGAACTGTGACTCCCGATATGACACCATGAGGCGCCTCATGAGCTCCAAGGACTGGCCACACACTCGCACAG GCACAGGAATCCTGTCCTCCCAGCCAGAGGAGAACCCCCACTGGTGGAATGCCAACATGGT CTTCATCCCCTACTGCTCCAGTGACGTCTGGAGTGGGGCTTCATCCAAGTCTGAGCAGA ACGAGTACGCCTTCATGGGTACCCTCATCATCCAGGAGGTTGTGCGAGAGCTCCTGGGCAAAGGGTTGAGCGGGGCCAAGGTGCTGCTGCTGGCAGGGAGCAg CGCGGGGGGCACGGGGGTGCTGCTGAATGTGGACCGCGTGGCCGAGCAGCTGGAGGAGCTGGGCTATCCGGCCATCCAGGTACGGGGCCTGGCTGACTCCGGCTGGTTCCTGGACAACAAGCAGTACCGCCGCACAGACTGCATCGACACCATCACCTGCGCGCCCACAGAGGCCATCCGCCGGGGCATCAG GTACTGGAACGGGGTGGTCCCAGAGCGCTGTCGGCGCCAGTTCAAGGAGGGCGAGGAGTGGAACTGCTTCTTTGGCTACAAAGTCTACCCAACTCTGCGCT GCCCGGTGTTCGTGGTACAGTGGTTGTTCGACGAGGCCCAGCTGACTGTGGACAATGTGCACCTCACGGGGCAGCCGGTGCAGGAGGGCCAGTGGCTGTACATCCAGAACCTGGGCCGTGAGCTGCGGAACACACTCAAGGACGTGCC GGCCAGCTTTGCCCCCGCCTGCCTCTCCCACGAGATCATCATCCGAAG CCACTGGACAGACGTCCAGGTAAAGGGGACCTCGCTGCCCCGGGCGCTGCACTGCTGGGACAGAAGCCTCCACGACAGCCACAAGGCCAGCAAAGCCCCCCTGAAGGGCTGCCCCATCCACCTGGTGGACAGCTGCCCCTGGCCCCACTGCAACCCCTCTTGCCCCACCATCCGGGACCAGTTCACGGGGCAAGAGATGAACGTGGCCCAGTTCCTGATGCACATGGGCTTCGACGTGCAGACAGTGGCACAGCAGCAGGGGCTGGAGCCCAGTAAACTGCTGGGGATGCTGAGCAGCGGGAGCTAG
- the PYCR1 gene encoding pyrroline-5-carboxylate reductase 1, mitochondrial isoform X1 — protein MSVGFIGAGQLAFALAKGFTAAGILAAHKIMASSPDMDLATVSALRKMGVNLTPHNKETVQHSDVLFLAVKPHIIPFILDEIAADIEDRHIVVSCAAGVTISSIEKKLTAYQPAPKVIRCMTNTPVVVREGATVYATGTHAQVEDGRLLEQLMGSVGFCTEVEEDLIDAVTGLSGSGPAYAFTALDALADGGVKMGLPRRLAVRLGAQALLGAAKMLLDSEQHPGQLKDNVCSPGGATIHALHVLESGGFRSLLINAVEASCIRTRELQSMADQEKVSPAAIKKTILDKCGKDQRVPSIQQKGPWFLAS, from the exons ATGAGCGTGGGCTTCATCGGGGCTGGCCAGCTGGCCTTTGCCCTGGCCAAGGGTTTCACAGCAGCAG GCATCCTGGCTGCCCACAAGATAATGGCCAGCTCCCCGGACATGGACCTGGCCACCGTTTCAGCCCTCAGG AAGATGGGAGTGAACCTGACGCCCCACAACAAGGAAACTGTGCAGCACAGCGACGTGCTCTTCCTGGCGGTGAAGCCGCACATCATCCCCTTCATCCTGGATGAGATTGCTGCCGACATTGAGGATCGGCACATCGTGGTGTCCTGTGCAGCTGGCGTCACCATCAGCTCCATCGAGAAG AAGCTGACGGCGTACCAGCCAGCCCCCAAAGTCATCCGCTGCATGACCAACACGCCGGTCGTGGTGCGGGAAGGGGCCACTGTGTATGCTACGGGCACCCAtgcccaggtggaggatggcagGCTCCTGGAGCAGCTCATGGGCAGCGTGGGCTTCTGCACAGAGGTGGAGGAGGACCTGATTGATGCTGTCACGGGACTCAGTGGCAGTGGCCCAGCTTAT GCATTCACAGCCCTGGACGCACTGGCTGATGGGGGCGTGAAGATGGGGCTTCCAAGGCGCCTGGCAGTCCGCCTTGGGGCCCAGGCTCTGCTG GGGGCCGCCAAGATGCTACTGGACTCTGAACAGCACCCAGGCCAGCTCAAGGACAACGTCTGCTCTCCTGGTGGGGCCACCATCCACGCCTTGCACGTGCTGGAGAGCGGGGGCTTTCGCTCCCTGCTTATCAATGCTGTGGAGGCCTCTTGCATCCGCACACG AGAGCTGCAGTCCATGGCTGACCAGGAGAAGGTCTCCCCAGCTGCCATCAAGAAAACCATCCTGGACAAG TGTGGGAAGGACCAGAGGGTCCCCAGCATCCAGCAGAAGGGCCCATGGTTCCTGGCCAGCTGA